A portion of the Pedobacter cryoconitis genome contains these proteins:
- the thrA gene encoding bifunctional aspartate kinase/homoserine dehydrogenase I, with the protein MNILKFGGTSVGSASGIRTLISILKEREQDDYPVVVLSAMSGVTNLLLAMAEKAQVAEEYTAELKEIEEKHFEVVRTLLPAAAQNPVFTKLKIYFNELEDVLQSVYHLKELSPQTKDLILSFGERCSAFMISHVAKQDFPDAQCVDGAELIKTDSNFGQAKVDTSLTELLIQDFYEANRAKLLFVTGFIASNTEGRTTTLGRGGSDFTAAIWGSALHAKEIEIWTDVDGMLTADPRIVEKAFSLPELSYTEAMELSYFGAKVIYPPTMTPAFLKKIPIVIKNTFNKDFKGTYIRHGVNTSTFPIKGISSIDEISILNLSGSGMVGKTGFSGRLFSLLSREQINVVLITQSSSEHSITFAVKPADALSALAIISKEFELELQAKKLEYPEVENGLAVLAIVGENMKHTPGMSGKLFHALGRNGVNVRAIAQGSSEYNISVILSKTDLSKAVNAVHEAFFENLKKTLHVFCLGTGNIGKTLFRQLLVQSPLLAQNNDLEVKVMGVSNTREMYLSKTAMNLADWENELSKNAEPADLASFVKQMKAMNLPNCVFVDNTASGNPVNFYQEILESSISLVTCNKIGNSAEYEQYAAFKNAARTYGVDFHYETNVGAGLPIIRTLKDLMLSGDNIFSIEAILSGTISFIFNNFKNDVLFHEIVKEAQDKGYTEPDPRDDLNGKDFMRKMLILARDAGYPLEEADVQLESMLPPACLAAASVADFYQELENNAAYFEDLKNKAAAENKVLRYIGKLEEGKVTINLQMVDDTHPFYMLSGSDNIISFTTDRYKDRPLVIKGPGAGAEVTAAGVFADIINVGKK; encoded by the coding sequence ATGAACATTCTAAAATTCGGCGGTACTTCAGTAGGATCAGCATCAGGTATACGAACCCTGATCAGTATCCTCAAAGAAAGGGAACAGGATGATTATCCAGTAGTTGTACTTTCAGCAATGAGCGGGGTAACTAATCTGCTCCTGGCAATGGCAGAAAAAGCACAGGTGGCAGAAGAGTATACTGCAGAACTTAAAGAAATCGAAGAAAAACACTTCGAAGTCGTGAGGACCTTGCTTCCGGCAGCTGCCCAGAATCCAGTATTTACAAAGTTGAAGATTTACTTTAACGAGCTGGAAGATGTTTTGCAATCAGTTTATCATTTAAAGGAATTAAGCCCGCAAACCAAAGATTTAATTCTGAGTTTCGGAGAACGCTGTTCTGCATTTATGATCAGCCATGTGGCTAAACAGGACTTCCCGGATGCACAATGTGTAGATGGGGCTGAACTGATTAAAACTGATAGTAATTTTGGACAGGCTAAAGTAGATACGTCTTTAACAGAATTGCTGATCCAGGACTTTTATGAAGCGAATAGAGCTAAACTATTATTTGTAACTGGATTTATAGCCAGCAATACCGAAGGAAGAACCACAACTTTGGGACGCGGTGGCAGTGATTTTACAGCTGCAATATGGGGTTCTGCCCTCCATGCAAAAGAGATTGAAATCTGGACAGATGTAGATGGAATGCTGACTGCTGATCCAAGGATCGTGGAAAAGGCATTTTCTTTACCAGAGCTGAGTTATACAGAGGCTATGGAATTGTCTTATTTTGGTGCAAAAGTGATTTATCCGCCAACAATGACCCCGGCTTTTCTAAAGAAAATACCAATCGTCATCAAGAATACTTTTAATAAAGACTTCAAGGGCACTTATATCCGTCATGGCGTTAATACTTCAACTTTTCCTATCAAGGGGATTTCTTCTATTGATGAAATCAGCATCCTGAATTTATCGGGTAGCGGAATGGTTGGGAAGACTGGCTTTAGTGGCAGGTTGTTCTCTCTTTTATCCAGAGAACAGATTAACGTGGTATTGATTACGCAATCTTCTTCTGAACATAGTATCACTTTTGCAGTGAAACCTGCTGATGCTTTAAGTGCACTGGCTATCATCAGTAAAGAATTTGAACTGGAGTTACAGGCTAAAAAACTGGAATATCCGGAAGTGGAAAATGGATTGGCTGTACTGGCTATTGTGGGGGAGAATATGAAACATACCCCGGGGATGTCTGGTAAATTGTTCCATGCTTTAGGTAGAAACGGGGTCAATGTGCGTGCAATTGCACAAGGATCTTCAGAATATAATATATCGGTGATTTTATCAAAAACAGACTTGTCAAAAGCCGTAAATGCGGTGCATGAGGCATTCTTTGAAAACTTGAAGAAAACGCTGCATGTGTTTTGCCTGGGTACCGGAAACATCGGTAAAACTTTGTTCCGTCAGTTATTGGTCCAAAGTCCGTTACTAGCTCAGAACAATGACCTGGAAGTCAAGGTGATGGGCGTTAGCAATACACGGGAGATGTATTTGAGTAAAACGGCAATGAACCTGGCGGATTGGGAAAATGAGCTGAGCAAAAATGCGGAGCCGGCAGATTTAGCTTCTTTCGTGAAACAGATGAAAGCGATGAATTTGCCAAACTGTGTTTTTGTAGACAATACTGCGAGTGGTAATCCGGTTAACTTCTATCAGGAAATACTGGAGTCAAGTATCTCCCTGGTTACTTGTAATAAGATTGGAAATTCTGCCGAATATGAGCAATATGCTGCTTTTAAAAATGCTGCACGTACTTATGGGGTCGATTTTCATTATGAGACGAATGTAGGGGCAGGTCTCCCGATCATCCGTACTTTGAAAGATTTGATGTTAAGCGGAGATAATATCTTCAGCATTGAAGCGATCCTTTCGGGTACAATTTCTTTCATCTTTAATAACTTTAAAAATGACGTGCTTTTCCACGAAATTGTAAAAGAAGCACAGGATAAAGGGTATACTGAACCAGATCCGCGTGATGATTTGAATGGGAAAGATTTTATGCGCAAAATGCTGATCCTGGCAAGAGATGCGGGATATCCTTTAGAAGAAGCAGATGTGCAGTTGGAAAGTATGTTGCCACCGGCTTGTCTGGCTGCAGCGAGTGTAGCTGATTTTTACCAGGAACTGGAAAACAATGCGGCTTACTTTGAAGATTTGAAGAACAAGGCCGCAGCTGAAAATAAAGTACTGCGGTATATCGGAAAACTAGAAGAAGGAAAAGTGACTATTAATCTGCAAATGGTTGATGATACGCATCCTTTCTACATGCTTTCGGGCAGTGATAATATTATTTCTTTCACTACAGACCGTTACAAAGATCGTCCTTTAGTAATTAAAGGGCCTGGTGCAGGTGCAGAAGTGACTGCTGCTGGTGTATTTGCGGACATCATAAATGTGGGTAAGAAATGA
- a CDS encoding HIT family protein has product MSSIFSKIVAGEIPAHVVAETTEFMAFLDVSPLAMGHLLVIPKKEIDYIFDMDEESYFGLTLFAKIVAVALKKAFPCVKVGMAVIGLEVPHVHIHLIPMNAVGDMNFSKAKLNPTQEELQEAAQKIKAQL; this is encoded by the coding sequence ATGTCAAGTATATTTTCCAAGATCGTAGCCGGAGAAATTCCCGCACATGTAGTAGCTGAAACGACTGAATTTATGGCGTTTTTAGATGTCAGCCCTTTAGCTATGGGCCATCTGCTGGTCATCCCTAAAAAAGAAATTGATTATATATTTGATATGGACGAAGAAAGTTATTTCGGACTTACCTTATTTGCAAAGATTGTAGCAGTAGCACTAAAGAAAGCTTTTCCATGTGTAAAAGTAGGAATGGCCGTTATTGGTCTGGAAGTACCTCATGTACATATCCATTTGATCCCTATGAACGCAGTGGGAGATATGAACTTTAGTAAAGCGAAGCTGAACCCTACGCAGGAAGAGCTGCAGGAAGCAGCTCAGAAGATTAAAGCACAGTTATAA
- the dtd gene encoding D-aminoacyl-tRNA deacylase: MRAVIQRVTQASCQVDDVVTGSIANGLLVLLGVEEADGQEDLEWLAAKIFNIRIFSDEQGLMNKSLAAIDGNILLISQFTLFAATKKGSRPGFTRAARPDQAIPLYEAMIKQLSILSGKPVQTGIFGADMKISLLNDGPVTILIDTKNKE, from the coding sequence ATGAGAGCAGTTATACAAAGAGTTACACAGGCCAGTTGTCAAGTAGATGATGTAGTAACCGGTTCCATTGCAAACGGATTGCTCGTTCTACTGGGCGTTGAAGAAGCCGACGGACAGGAAGATCTGGAGTGGCTCGCTGCCAAAATATTTAATATCCGGATCTTTAGTGACGAACAAGGACTGATGAATAAATCGCTTGCGGCTATAGATGGGAACATTTTACTGATCAGTCAATTTACCTTATTTGCAGCGACAAAAAAAGGGAGCAGGCCCGGATTTACCAGAGCTGCAAGACCAGATCAGGCTATTCCGCTTTACGAGGCCATGATTAAACAACTCAGCATTTTATCAGGCAAGCCTGTACAAACAGGGATTTTTGGGGCAGATATGAAAATCAGCCTCCTCAATGACGGGCCGGTCACGATATTAATTGACACTAAAAACAAAGAATAA
- a CDS encoding nucleotide pyrophosphohydrolase — MTIQEAQDTVDQWINTTGIRYFNELTNTAILMEEVGEVARIMSRKYGEQSFKKSDEAVDLGDEMADVLFVLICLANQTGINLTEAMEKNLVKKSIRDADRHKNNEKLK, encoded by the coding sequence ATGACGATACAGGAAGCACAGGATACTGTTGATCAATGGATTAATACGACCGGGATCCGTTATTTCAATGAATTGACCAATACGGCCATATTAATGGAAGAAGTGGGTGAAGTAGCCCGTATTATGTCCCGTAAATACGGTGAGCAATCTTTCAAGAAAAGTGATGAAGCGGTAGACCTTGGCGATGAAATGGCCGATGTCTTATTTGTGCTGATTTGCCTGGCTAACCAAACTGGTATTAACCTGACCGAAGCCATGGAGAAAAACCTGGTAAAAAAGAGTATCAGAGATGCCGACAGACATAAAAATAATGAGAAACTGAAATGA
- the greA gene encoding transcription elongation factor GreA, translated as MTEVTYYTQEGLDKLKEEVHYLTTTGRQLISKAIAEARDKGDLSENAEYDAAKEAQGLHEAKISKLKTTLASARLIDESKLDLTKVLALSIVKIKNLKNGATMSYQLVAETEADLKIGKISVKSPIAQGLLGKSVGDKTEIEVPAGKIEFEILEITR; from the coding sequence ATGACAGAGGTAACATATTACACTCAGGAAGGGTTGGATAAGCTAAAAGAAGAAGTACATTACTTAACGACTACAGGGAGACAATTGATCTCTAAAGCTATAGCTGAAGCAAGGGATAAAGGTGATCTATCTGAAAATGCGGAGTACGATGCTGCTAAGGAAGCACAAGGTCTGCATGAAGCAAAAATATCTAAATTAAAAACTACGCTTGCATCTGCAAGATTAATTGATGAATCGAAATTAGACCTGACTAAAGTGCTGGCTTTATCGATCGTTAAAATAAAGAACTTAAAAAACGGCGCAACAATGAGCTACCAGCTGGTGGCTGAAACTGAAGCTGACCTTAAAATCGGAAAGATCTCTGTGAAATCTCCGATTGCACAAGGTTTATTAGGTAAATCGGTAGGGGACAAAACTGAGATTGAAGTTCCTGCAGGTAAAATCGAATTTGAAATATTAGAAATCACCAGATAA
- the rsgA gene encoding ribosome small subunit-dependent GTPase A, producing MQGLVIKSTGSWYLVHGEDDRDYQCRIKGKFRIKGIQTTNPVAVGDQVDFEMEPNSENGVIYKLHPRKNYIIRKSINLSKQAQIIAANIDEAFLVVTLASPRTSLGFIDRFLVTAEAYSIPSVLIFNKLDLYNEDGLEVLAEYKNIYESLGYPCYEVSATEGTNMPLIESLLKDKTTLFSGHSGVGKSSLINVLLPDRNIKTGEISESSDKGQHTTTFAEMHTLPFGGYLIDSPGIRELGIYDIKPEELSHYFREMRNLMHQCKFHNCRHINEPSCAVLDAVKTGEIESSRYESYLSMYHGNETRA from the coding sequence ATGCAAGGACTAGTAATAAAATCAACAGGGAGCTGGTATTTGGTTCATGGAGAAGATGACCGTGATTATCAATGCAGGATTAAAGGGAAATTCCGGATCAAAGGAATTCAGACCACCAATCCTGTTGCAGTTGGAGATCAGGTAGACTTCGAGATGGAGCCTAATTCTGAAAATGGAGTTATTTATAAGCTTCATCCCCGGAAAAACTATATCATCAGAAAATCAATCAACTTATCAAAACAGGCGCAGATTATCGCGGCCAATATAGATGAAGCCTTTCTGGTCGTTACACTCGCCTCTCCCCGTACTTCACTGGGTTTTATAGACCGCTTTTTAGTCACTGCAGAAGCTTATAGCATTCCTTCGGTATTAATCTTTAATAAACTCGACTTATACAATGAGGACGGGCTTGAAGTATTGGCAGAATATAAAAACATCTATGAAAGTCTGGGTTATCCCTGCTATGAAGTTTCTGCAACCGAAGGTACCAATATGCCTTTGATAGAAAGTTTATTAAAAGATAAAACAACCCTGTTTTCAGGCCACTCAGGCGTCGGAAAATCAAGTCTGATCAATGTATTGCTACCAGACCGTAATATCAAAACAGGTGAAATCTCTGAGTCCAGCGATAAAGGACAGCACACTACAACCTTCGCTGAAATGCACACCTTGCCTTTTGGTGGTTACCTGATCGATAGTCCGGGAATCAGAGAGCTTGGTATTTATGATATTAAACCAGAAGAACTAAGTCATTACTTCAGAGAAATGCGTAATCTGATGCATCAATGTAAATTTCACAACTGCCGTCACATCAATGAACCTAGCTGCGCTGTTTTAGATGCCGTTAAAACCGGAGAGATTGAAAGCAGCCGCTATGAAAGTTACCTGAGCATGTATCATGGCAATGAAACCAGAGCTTAA
- a CDS encoding homoserine kinase, whose translation MRDTVKVFAPATVANVVCGFDVLGFAVNAPGDEVVMRVTDKPGVIISKITGDDGRLPLNPDKNTVSASVQDYLKHIGRTDIGIDIELHKKMPIGSGLGSSSASTVAGLFAINTLFDNQLSNQELVPFAMKGEELACGYGHADNVAPALLGGFVLVRSYEPLDVISLPFPQDMCAAIVYPEVDVPTKDARQMIRSKVLLKDAVKQWGNVAGLVTGLFTNDYDLIGRSMVDVLVEPTRSILIPDFYKMRSIAMEMGAVSFGISGSGPSVFALTKDQDTAHLITQALQKQLKSIQINSLSFVSSVNKKGPVILD comes from the coding sequence ATGAGAGATACAGTAAAAGTTTTTGCTCCGGCAACTGTAGCGAATGTAGTGTGCGGGTTTGATGTTTTGGGTTTTGCGGTGAATGCACCGGGGGATGAAGTGGTGATGCGGGTTACAGATAAACCGGGTGTAATTATTTCTAAAATTACGGGTGATGATGGCAGGTTACCGCTTAATCCGGATAAAAATACGGTGAGTGCAAGTGTACAGGACTACCTGAAACATATTGGGCGTACCGATATTGGAATTGATATTGAATTGCATAAAAAGATGCCTATCGGAAGTGGCCTGGGTTCAAGTTCTGCGAGTACGGTGGCTGGATTGTTTGCGATTAATACTTTGTTTGACAATCAATTGAGTAATCAGGAGTTAGTCCCTTTTGCGATGAAAGGCGAGGAGCTGGCCTGCGGTTATGGGCATGCAGACAATGTAGCACCTGCTTTATTGGGTGGCTTTGTACTGGTTAGAAGCTATGAGCCATTGGATGTGATCAGTTTGCCTTTTCCACAGGATATGTGTGCGGCAATTGTTTATCCAGAGGTAGATGTACCGACTAAGGATGCGCGGCAAATGATCCGTTCTAAAGTTTTATTGAAGGATGCGGTCAAACAATGGGGAAATGTAGCTGGTTTGGTAACGGGCTTGTTTACGAATGACTATGATTTGATTGGCCGGAGTATGGTGGATGTGCTGGTGGAGCCTACACGGTCTATTCTGATCCCTGATTTTTATAAAATGAGAAGTATAGCGATGGAGATGGGCGCAGTGAGTTTTGGGATTTCCGGTTCGGGGCCTTCTGTTTTCGCGCTGACCAAAGATCAGGACACAGCACATTTAATTACACAGGCACTTCAAAAACAATTAAAATCCATTCAGATTAACAGTCTTTCATTTGTATCATCGGTGAATAAAAAAGGCCCGGTTATACTTGATTAA